A stretch of the Nitrospirota bacterium genome encodes the following:
- a CDS encoding nucleotidyltransferase domain-containing protein, producing the protein MLKEAFEDLLQETLNAIQRHYGDRLVTVAVYGSVGRGTMRFDSDVDLLLIVRDLPQGRRKRREEFCAIEDALSGTFRALMSRGINTELTPVIKTPEEAEIGSPLFLDMVEDARILYDRDGFFARRLDRLRKRLKELGARRIWRGNVWYWDLKPDYQPGEVFEL; encoded by the coding sequence GTGCTAAAAGAAGCATTTGAGGATCTGCTGCAGGAGACGCTGAACGCCATTCAGCGTCATTATGGCGATCGGTTGGTCACTGTCGCCGTGTACGGATCGGTCGGCAGAGGGACGATGCGTTTCGATTCTGACGTCGATCTGCTGTTGATCGTGCGCGATCTGCCGCAAGGGCGGCGCAAGCGACGTGAGGAGTTTTGCGCGATAGAGGACGCATTGAGCGGCACATTCCGAGCGCTTATGAGTCGCGGGATCAATACCGAGTTGACGCCCGTCATAAAAACGCCCGAGGAGGCGGAGATCGGGTCGCCGCTCTTTCTCGACATGGTCGAAGATGCCAGGATTCTCTATGATCGGGACGGGTTTTTTGCACGGCGACTGGACCGCTTGCGAAAACGGCTGAAAGAACTCGGCGCTCGACGTATCTGGCGAGGCAACGTGTGGTATTGGGACCTGAAACCGGACTATCAACCAGGCGAGGTCTTCGAGCTGTGA
- a CDS encoding glycosyltransferase family 1 protein: MRIGIDANPIVGDRGGVGWHLYHLLRTLVELKEDVEFVCYVRPGALASLRQEAWMADPRIRWVEAGRLWMRWRGSRDRLDLYHGPNFRLQTEGRCGGVVTIHDLWLDRHPEYSPKFFGQRLSFRRTRRTAWRARKVVTVSEFSAREIRALYGLPAERIAVIHNGVSGDFHPIRDGAAMKELRGRLGLPAGGFILFVGGADPRKNHRAFLQAAARRLDRLGNRMLVLVGDPIHRFGNYAETAKALGLEHRVVCTGRLAIEEMRLLYSHADLFVFPSLYEGFGMPVLEAMACGAPVITSNTTALPEVAGDAALLVNPGDPAELADAMVRLLDDQVLHVTLREKGFQRAKQFTWERAARQTLAVYRDACR, encoded by the coding sequence ATGAGGATCGGGATCGATGCGAATCCCATCGTCGGAGATCGGGGCGGCGTGGGGTGGCACCTCTACCACCTGCTCCGTACGCTGGTCGAGTTGAAGGAAGACGTGGAGTTCGTCTGCTACGTCCGGCCCGGGGCTCTGGCATCGCTGCGACAGGAAGCCTGGATGGCCGATCCGCGAATCCGCTGGGTCGAAGCGGGGCGCCTGTGGATGCGATGGCGTGGCAGCCGCGACAGGTTGGATCTGTATCATGGACCGAACTTCCGTCTGCAGACCGAGGGCCGATGCGGCGGGGTTGTCACGATTCATGACCTTTGGCTCGACAGGCATCCCGAATATTCTCCGAAGTTCTTCGGACAACGCCTGTCGTTCCGGCGGACAAGGCGGACGGCGTGGCGTGCGCGGAAAGTGGTCACGGTCTCGGAGTTTTCCGCCCGCGAGATCCGTGCGCTCTATGGCCTGCCGGCGGAGCGGATCGCCGTCATCCATAACGGTGTGTCCGGCGATTTTCATCCGATACGCGACGGCGCGGCGATGAAGGAATTGCGGGGGCGCCTCGGGTTGCCGGCCGGCGGGTTCATCCTGTTCGTCGGAGGCGCCGACCCGCGGAAGAACCACCGCGCGTTCCTCCAGGCGGCGGCTCGGCGGCTGGATCGTCTTGGAAACCGCATGTTGGTGCTGGTCGGCGATCCGATCCACCGCTTTGGAAATTACGCTGAGACGGCGAAGGCGCTCGGCCTTGAGCACCGGGTCGTCTGCACGGGACGGCTGGCGATCGAGGAGATGCGGCTTCTGTATTCGCATGCGGATCTGTTCGTCTTTCCGTCTTTGTACGAGGGGTTCGGGATGCCGGTGCTGGAAGCCATGGCCTGCGGCGCGCCGGTGATCACCTCCAATACGACGGCTTTGCCGGAAGTCGCCGGCGATGCGGCCCTGCTGGTCAATCCGGGAGACCCGGCCGAGTTGGCGGACGCGATGGTCCGCCTGCTGGACGACCAGGTTCTGCACGTCACCCTGCGGGAAAAAGGATTCCAGCGGGCAAAACAATTCACCTGGGAGCGGGCGGCACGGCAGACTTTGGCAGTCTATCGGGACGCGTGCCGGTAA
- a CDS encoding glycosyltransferase family 2 protein, which yields MKIAAVIITKDEERNIAACLESLRWADEIIVVDACSLDRTVDIARSYTDRVFVRPWPGYGPQKNFGIDQTSADWILVVDADERVTEELREEILRTLRQGPPADVAGYEIPRRNFFYGTWISGSGYYPDYQLRLFRRMAGRYDDVLLHEHLRLSGHVEQLASPLNHDSMPTIGRHVRKMMRYTTLGAQEKLKDTARVTAWEIGAHHLGTILKTYLLRRGYRDGVHGLIVALFAGLHTFVKYAKAWEALQERGKGVTG from the coding sequence ATGAAGATCGCGGCGGTCATCATCACCAAGGACGAGGAGCGGAACATCGCGGCCTGTCTGGAGTCGCTGCGGTGGGCGGATGAGATCATCGTGGTGGATGCCTGCAGTCTCGACCGGACCGTGGACATCGCCAGGAGCTACACGGATCGGGTGTTCGTGAGGCCCTGGCCCGGCTACGGGCCGCAGAAAAATTTCGGCATCGATCAGACAAGCGCCGACTGGATTCTCGTTGTGGATGCCGACGAGCGGGTGACCGAGGAGTTGCGGGAAGAGATTCTGCGGACGCTGCGACAGGGACCTCCCGCCGATGTGGCCGGATACGAAATCCCTCGGCGGAACTTCTTCTACGGAACATGGATAAGCGGCAGCGGCTATTATCCCGATTACCAGTTGCGGCTGTTCAGGCGTATGGCCGGGCGCTACGACGACGTGTTGCTGCACGAGCATCTTCGTCTTAGCGGGCATGTCGAGCAGTTGGCAAGCCCGCTGAACCATGACAGCATGCCGACGATCGGGCGCCATGTCCGCAAGATGATGCGGTACACCACGCTCGGCGCGCAGGAGAAGCTCAAAGACACCGCGCGCGTGACGGCCTGGGAGATCGGCGCGCACCACCTCGGCACGATTCTCAAGACCTATCTGTTGCGCCGGGGCTATCGCGACGGGGTTCACGGCCTCATCGTCGCGCTGTTCGCGGGCCTGCACACGTTCGTCAAATACGCGAAGGCGTGGGAAGCGTTGCAGGAACGGGGTAAAGGGGTAACGGGGTAA
- a CDS encoding glycosyltransferase family 2 protein: protein MERVGGQAVTTGGAKVSAVIIAYNDEPNMRACLESVRWADELVVVDSHSTDATEKISREFTDKVYQHEFTGFGRLRNEAVAHASHEWVFSLDTDERATPEIRDEIRALLARGPEADAYFVPRKNYFLGRWIRHGGWYPDYRQPQLFRKDRLRYREEAVHESFDLNGRIGYLKEHVLQYPFRDIDHYLLKQDRYSDLMARRMAEQGRRFRPHQLVTHPVFTFLKMYIGRAGVLDGMPGLILSGLYAYYTFIKYAKFWEMSGKRVAGSE from the coding sequence ATGGAGCGAGTTGGGGGACAAGCTGTGACGACCGGAGGCGCCAAGGTCTCGGCGGTCATCATCGCCTATAACGACGAGCCGAATATGCGCGCCTGTTTGGAAAGCGTGCGGTGGGCGGATGAACTCGTCGTCGTCGATTCCCACAGCACCGACGCGACCGAAAAGATCAGCCGGGAGTTCACCGACAAGGTCTATCAGCATGAGTTCACGGGATTCGGGCGGCTGCGCAACGAGGCGGTCGCGCACGCCTCGCATGAGTGGGTGTTCAGCCTCGACACCGACGAACGCGCCACGCCGGAGATCCGGGACGAAATTCGGGCCTTGCTCGCCCGAGGCCCAGAGGCCGACGCCTACTTCGTGCCGCGCAAGAATTATTTTCTCGGCCGCTGGATCCGGCATGGCGGCTGGTACCCCGATTACCGCCAACCGCAGCTCTTCCGCAAGGACCGGTTGCGCTATCGGGAGGAGGCCGTCCACGAAAGTTTCGACCTGAACGGCCGCATCGGCTATCTCAAGGAGCACGTGCTCCAATACCCCTTCCGGGATATCGACCATTATCTGCTCAAGCAGGACCGCTACTCCGACTTGATGGCGCGCCGTATGGCCGAGCAGGGCCGGCGATTCCGTCCTCACCAGTTGGTGACCCATCCGGTGTTCACGTTCCTGAAAATGTATATCGGCCGAGCGGGAGTTCTGGACGGCATGCCGGGGCTCATTCTGTCCGGACTGTACGCCTACTACACCTTCATCAAGTACGCGAAGTTTTGGGAAATGAGCGGGAAGCGAGTAGCCGGTAGCGAATAG
- a CDS encoding sulfatase-like hydrolase/transferase — protein MRNTVVFLLGDHGRHEAVGRTELEKQGGHFAAPLFIWMEDSLRSPDRYRPRTVSSVASQVDLAPTILALNGLTPAVAPFLGRDLSCALVIDCLAENFAFLSSVYDDMIGLADREGILFYSLRTEALISTDVALNKYEARRAADDPAIAAKYRRLMGLYESTNRLLDQNRIWSWSELGDKL, from the coding sequence TTGCGCAACACGGTAGTCTTCCTGCTCGGCGACCACGGGCGTCACGAGGCGGTCGGACGAACCGAGCTCGAAAAACAAGGCGGCCACTTTGCCGCGCCGCTCTTCATCTGGATGGAGGACTCGCTGCGAAGTCCGGATCGGTATCGCCCCAGAACGGTATCGTCCGTAGCCAGTCAAGTGGATCTCGCTCCGACGATCCTGGCGCTGAACGGCTTGACGCCGGCGGTCGCGCCGTTCCTCGGCAGAGACCTCAGTTGCGCCCTGGTGATCGACTGTCTCGCCGAGAACTTCGCGTTCCTCAGCAGCGTCTATGATGATATGATCGGCCTCGCCGACCGGGAAGGCATCCTGTTCTATTCGCTGCGGACCGAAGCGCTCATCTCAACCGATGTCGCCTTGAACAAATACGAGGCGCGCCGTGCAGCGGACGATCCCGCCATCGCGGCCAAATACCGGCGGCTCATGGGCCTGTACGAAAGCACGAACCGGCTGCTGGATCAGAACCGGATCTGGTCATGGAGCGAGTTGGGGGACAAGCTGTGA
- a CDS encoding glycosyltransferase, with translation MKILVAESSTAVGGQESAVLLHAEGLRKRGHDLRLILEPGSPIAGMAGRKGLPVEPVTMKRSHYPAAMLAFRRLILRERPAVLQVNSSRDSWIGGLAARLVHRRPKVIRIRHISTPLNNNFTTRLLYRRLIDMVIVTGGERTRRALIERDGLAADRVAAFPIGLDVEYFRPAPPDRDLRRELGLPGGQKLVGLISYLRTYKGHDYFIDAAARVLPRHSDATFLIVGEGPEEQAIRARIESRGLTGAVKMLGFRDDLLNVFRSLDLFVIPSVEGDTIPQVLMQALAMGLPVVSTTVGSIPDVVVDGETGFVVPPRDARALADRIELLLKDSALRKRMGKQGRALVERTYSLDRMLDQLEQVYQKVLRR, from the coding sequence GTGAAGATCCTGGTTGCAGAATCCAGCACGGCCGTGGGTGGGCAGGAATCGGCGGTGCTGCTCCACGCGGAGGGCCTGCGGAAACGCGGGCACGATCTGCGGCTCATCCTGGAACCGGGCAGCCCGATCGCCGGGATGGCCGGCCGGAAGGGGCTGCCGGTCGAGCCGGTGACCATGAAGCGGTCACACTACCCGGCGGCGATGCTTGCGTTCCGGCGGCTCATCCTGCGGGAGCGTCCGGCGGTCCTGCAAGTGAACAGCTCGCGCGACAGTTGGATCGGCGGGCTGGCGGCCAGGCTGGTCCATCGCAGGCCGAAGGTCATCCGGATCCGCCACATTTCCACGCCGTTGAACAACAACTTCACGACACGCCTCTTGTACCGCCGCCTGATCGACATGGTGATCGTGACGGGCGGGGAGCGGACGCGGCGGGCGTTGATCGAGCGGGACGGGCTCGCCGCCGACCGGGTGGCGGCCTTTCCGATCGGGTTGGATGTGGAGTATTTCAGGCCGGCGCCGCCGGATCGCGATTTGCGACGCGAGTTGGGCCTGCCCGGCGGCCAAAAGCTCGTCGGGCTCATCTCCTACTTGCGCACCTACAAGGGCCATGACTATTTCATCGACGCGGCTGCCCGTGTCCTCCCGCGCCATTCAGACGCGACGTTTTTGATCGTGGGCGAAGGACCGGAGGAGCAGGCGATCCGGGCGCGCATCGAGTCTCGGGGGTTGACCGGCGCGGTGAAGATGTTGGGGTTCCGCGACGACCTTTTGAACGTCTTCCGGTCGCTCGACCTGTTCGTGATTCCGTCGGTCGAAGGGGATACGATTCCCCAGGTCTTGATGCAGGCCCTCGCGATGGGGCTGCCGGTCGTGTCCACGACGGTCGGCTCGATTCCCGACGTCGTGGTGGACGGGGAGACGGGTTTTGTCGTGCCTCCGCGCGATGCCCGCGCCTTGGCGGACCGCATCGAACTCCTGCTGAAGGACTCCGCGCTGCGCAAGCGGATGGGAAAACAGGGGCGGGCGCTGGTCGAGCGGACGTATTCACTGGATCGTATGTTGGACCAATTAGAACAGGTCTATCAAAAAGTGCTGCGCCGATGA
- the waaF gene encoding lipopolysaccharide heptosyltransferase II: MQEYRRILIIKPSSLGDIVHALPTVAALRARYPQAHIAWLVKRQWEGIVERAEGVDQVWPVEGGLAGWLSQVSALRAAAFDLVVDLQGLFRSAAMARLTGCSTRIGFANGREGSPLFYSIRVPVPTPDMHAVDRYLLAAAALGATVRPVPPARFRIRPEDKEAVNRLLRPHGFVPGESWIAMNVSARWPTKRWPLDRFAAVADELQREGAGRVVLIGGPDERTDAESLKALMQTAPVDLTGQTDPGLLPALLEAAALLVTNDSGPMHVAAAVGTPVVALFGPTSPVRTGPYGTGHAVLTQAVPCSPCFSRVCRNRVHLECLTGIAPHQVLAAVRERVLVRPAHSTS, from the coding sequence ATGCAAGAGTACCGTCGCATCCTGATCATCAAGCCGAGCTCGCTGGGTGATATCGTCCATGCGCTGCCGACGGTGGCCGCGCTGCGGGCCCGATACCCTCAGGCCCACATCGCCTGGCTGGTGAAGCGACAATGGGAGGGTATCGTGGAACGAGCGGAAGGGGTCGATCAGGTGTGGCCGGTGGAGGGCGGGCTTGCGGGTTGGCTCTCGCAGGTGTCGGCCCTGCGAGCGGCCGCGTTCGATCTGGTGGTGGATCTCCAAGGGCTCTTTCGGAGCGCGGCGATGGCTCGGCTGACCGGATGTTCGACGAGGATCGGCTTCGCCAACGGACGCGAGGGCAGTCCCCTCTTCTACTCGATTCGTGTGCCGGTCCCGACGCCCGACATGCATGCGGTAGACCGCTATCTCCTGGCGGCGGCGGCACTGGGCGCGACGGTCCGACCGGTTCCGCCGGCTCGGTTTCGGATTCGACCTGAAGACAAGGAAGCGGTGAACCGGCTCCTGCGTCCGCACGGCTTCGTGCCCGGTGAGAGCTGGATTGCGATGAACGTCTCGGCCAGGTGGCCGACCAAGCGTTGGCCTCTGGATCGCTTCGCGGCCGTGGCCGATGAACTGCAGCGCGAAGGAGCCGGGCGAGTGGTGTTGATCGGCGGGCCGGACGAGCGGACCGATGCGGAATCGCTGAAAGCCCTGATGCAGACCGCTCCGGTCGATCTGACCGGGCAGACTGATCCGGGCCTCTTGCCGGCGCTGCTCGAGGCGGCCGCATTGCTGGTCACGAACGACTCCGGGCCCATGCACGTGGCGGCGGCTGTCGGCACGCCGGTCGTGGCGCTGTTCGGCCCGACCAGTCCTGTGCGGACGGGACCATACGGGACCGGACACGCCGTGTTGACGCAAGCGGTCCCCTGCAGTCCCTGTTTCAGTCGGGTTTGCCGCAATCGGGTTCATCTGGAGTGTCTCACCGGCATTGCTCCTCATCAGGTCCTGGCCGCTGTGCGCGAACGCGTACTGGTTAGGCCGGCACACTCAACGTCGTGA
- the waaF gene encoding lipopolysaccharide heptosyltransferase II, with the protein MTTYPVTRHASCVTPHVAVRRILVRGPNWIGDAVMCEPALRAVRNLFPEATISLLVKPAIAELLKGHPAVNQVLVYDDRGRHAGLSGKWTLAGVLRRHRFDLAILFQNAFEAALLSFLAGIPRRYGYATDGRGFLLSDPITPTPRAKVKHQVEYYWDLLRPLGCWGQPDAPRVFLSREEESAMAERLAAGGILPSDFLIGVNPGSTYGGAKRWLPERFAETVNRLIEEQGPGIGRPMKAAIVGAKGEEALGRTIAGLIRATTVVLSGRTTVRELMAVTKRCGLFLTNDTGPMHIAAAFNVPVVAIFGPTDWRTTAPFGTGHSLLRHPVDCAPCLLRECPIDHRCMTGVTAETVYNAAAQQLKRLSGLFGLSGSSGSQGNQTNVLSGFTVFLDRDGTLNKDTGYLKSPEEVELLPGVGSALARLKRAGARLVIVTNQSGVARGIFTLADLDGVHAKLQALLRAEGVAVDALYFCPHHPDDGCACRKPNTAMVERAVRELGLDLSRAYVVGDQQRDIELARRVRARSVLVTSGPTGREALSQLEREGISPDHVASSLAEAADWIFEDAKARYSLTVNR; encoded by the coding sequence ATGACAACGTATCCTGTCACGCGTCACGCCTCATGCGTCACGCCTCACGTCGCCGTCAGGCGAATTTTGGTCCGCGGTCCCAACTGGATCGGCGACGCCGTCATGTGCGAACCGGCGCTCCGTGCGGTTAGGAACCTGTTCCCCGAGGCGACGATCAGCCTGCTGGTCAAGCCGGCGATCGCGGAGCTGCTGAAGGGACATCCGGCCGTGAACCAAGTGCTGGTCTATGATGACCGCGGGCGCCATGCCGGCTTGTCAGGCAAATGGACGCTGGCTGGCGTCTTGCGCCGTCACCGGTTCGACCTGGCGATTCTGTTTCAGAACGCCTTCGAGGCTGCGCTGCTCAGCTTTCTGGCCGGGATTCCCCGTCGCTACGGCTACGCGACGGACGGCCGGGGATTTTTACTCTCGGATCCGATCACCCCCACGCCCCGGGCCAAGGTGAAGCACCAAGTCGAGTATTACTGGGACCTCCTCCGACCGTTGGGATGTTGGGGACAGCCGGACGCGCCGCGCGTATTTCTGTCGCGCGAAGAAGAGTCGGCGATGGCCGAGCGGTTGGCGGCCGGCGGCATCTTGCCGTCGGACTTTCTGATCGGTGTGAACCCCGGTTCGACGTACGGAGGCGCCAAACGGTGGCTGCCGGAGCGCTTCGCCGAGACGGTGAATCGGCTGATCGAGGAACAGGGTCCGGGGATCGGAAGACCGATGAAAGCGGCCATCGTCGGGGCAAAGGGAGAGGAAGCGTTGGGGCGGACGATCGCCGGCCTGATCCGCGCGACCACGGTCGTCCTGTCCGGCCGGACGACCGTGAGAGAACTGATGGCGGTGACGAAACGTTGCGGGCTCTTCCTGACCAATGACACGGGGCCGATGCACATCGCCGCGGCCTTCAACGTGCCCGTGGTGGCGATCTTCGGTCCCACTGACTGGCGGACGACGGCGCCCTTCGGAACCGGACATAGTCTCCTTCGACATCCGGTGGACTGCGCGCCCTGTCTGCTCCGCGAATGTCCGATCGACCACCGCTGCATGACGGGCGTGACGGCAGAGACGGTCTACAACGCAGCAGCGCAACAGTTGAAACGTTTATCCGGTTTATTTGGTTTATCTGGTTCGTCTGGAAGCCAAGGCAACCAAACAAACGTTCTTTCCGGCTTCACCGTCTTCCTCGACCGCGACGGAACGCTGAACAAGGACACCGGGTATCTCAAGTCGCCGGAAGAGGTCGAACTGCTGCCGGGCGTCGGATCCGCCTTGGCGCGTCTCAAGCGAGCCGGCGCCCGTCTGGTCATTGTTACCAATCAATCGGGGGTGGCGAGGGGAATCTTTACGTTGGCGGACTTGGACGGGGTTCACGCCAAGCTGCAAGCATTGCTCCGAGCCGAGGGGGTCGCAGTGGACGCCCTCTATTTCTGCCCCCACCATCCGGATGACGGGTGCGCCTGCCGGAAACCCAACACGGCGATGGTCGAACGGGCTGTGCGCGAGTTGGGGCTGGACCTTTCGCGCGCCTATGTGGTTGGAGACCAGCAACGGGACATCGAGTTGGCGCGGCGGGTCCGCGCGCGCAGCGTCCTGGTGACCAGCGGTCCGACCGGCCGGGAGGCCCTGAGTCAGCTTGAACGAGAAGGAATCTCACCTGATCACGTTGCGTCCTCGTTGGCAGAAGCGGCTGACTGGATTTTCGAAGATGCCAAGGCCCGTTATTCGTTAACCGTTAATCGTTAA
- the lpxK gene encoding tetraacyldisaccharide 4'-kinase, protein MKFHRRFDFRGWNPSAANSTTSNLELRTSNFLLQTLALPYGAVSAIRASLYRYGWLPTRKLPCRVISVGNLTVGGTGKTPVVIFLVEWLLAQGQRVGVLSRGYRRRSRSSQVLVSDGRHLLAGPAEAGDEPYLIAKRCPTAIVAVGADRYALGRWVLEQCPIDCFVLDDGFQHLTLHRDVNLLLIDATDAEGLRAVFPAGRLREPLTAAARATALLLTRADEGAGAEEALQRISRAGGPAEKPIRVSFKPDKLVNVATGKLEEPGRFAGTSAVAFSGIAHPASFHALLERLGLKLAETVVFPDHHAYSRTDLEDLRRRARQSGVEMLITTEKDAGKVAPLLRRDDHCWAVRLRTEIVDGQERLERLLLGGTG, encoded by the coding sequence ATGAAGTTTCACCGAAGGTTCGATTTCAGGGGATGGAATCCATCGGCCGCCAATTCGACAACCTCGAACCTGGAACTTCGAACCTCGAACTTCCTGCTACAGACCTTGGCCCTGCCATACGGCGCAGTCTCCGCGATCCGCGCATCCCTCTATCGATACGGCTGGCTTCCCACACGCAAACTCCCGTGCCGGGTCATCAGCGTAGGCAACCTGACTGTCGGGGGAACCGGGAAGACGCCGGTCGTGATCTTCCTTGTCGAATGGTTGTTGGCACAGGGGCAGCGAGTAGGGGTGCTCAGCCGCGGCTACCGGCGAAGGAGCCGATCGTCGCAGGTGCTGGTGTCGGACGGCCGACATCTCTTGGCCGGCCCGGCGGAAGCCGGAGACGAACCTTACTTGATTGCGAAACGGTGCCCGACCGCGATTGTGGCGGTAGGCGCGGATCGATATGCGCTGGGTCGATGGGTGCTGGAGCAGTGCCCCATCGACTGCTTTGTGCTGGATGACGGGTTTCAACATCTGACTTTGCATCGGGACGTCAACCTCCTGCTGATCGATGCCACGGATGCCGAAGGGCTGCGGGCCGTGTTTCCGGCCGGCCGGCTGCGCGAACCGCTCACAGCCGCGGCCCGCGCCACCGCGCTGCTGCTGACGCGAGCGGATGAGGGCGCCGGTGCTGAAGAGGCCTTGCAGCGTATCAGCCGGGCCGGCGGGCCGGCCGAAAAGCCGATCCGGGTGTCGTTCAAACCCGACAAGCTGGTCAATGTGGCGACCGGCAAGCTGGAGGAACCGGGTCGCTTTGCCGGAACGTCCGCCGTCGCGTTCAGCGGCATTGCACACCCGGCCTCTTTTCACGCATTGCTGGAAAGGCTGGGTCTTAAGTTGGCCGAAACGGTCGTCTTTCCGGACCATCATGCCTACAGCCGGACCGATTTAGAAGACCTTCGCCGACGCGCCCGGCAGTCCGGCGTCGAGATGCTGATCACCACCGAGAAAGATGCAGGAAAAGTGGCGCCCCTGCTCAGGCGGGATGATCACTGCTGGGCGGTGCGGCTGCGGACCGAGATTGTCGATGGACAGGAACGGCTGGAGCGGCTCCTGTTAGGGGGAACGGGGTAG
- a CDS encoding 3-deoxy-D-manno-octulosonic acid transferase has translation MWYLLYKVLLILASPVILLILLAKKRCRRGLPQRLGWFGSFGAMGSQPGQPNKPVIWLHAVSLGEVTAAVPLVRELARRYPEHRLLVSTVTETGREAVEQRLAGIAEHRYAPLDFPWVVSAFVNRLDPCLYLFIETELWPNLLRALRRRGVPTVLVNGRVSSRSFERQRIGLVRPLYRRMLESVTLCLMQSDRDAERIIALGADPARVRRTGNIKFDQPLPEVPANGSLSRDVLRLAEGEELFVAGSTHPGEEEQLIACYQTLLRRFPSLVLLLAPRHIERAPQVETMIRGKGLEVIRRSRLGADPASPFNTTTAGPRVILLDTRGELATVYRFATLAFVGGTLIHVGGHNLLEPAVWGKPVWFGPYTDHCQEVADLLIEAGGGRQVRDGEQLAAELAAQLDDRTSLVRMGEAAQRAVLANRGALDRSLDLIGTLLDGNEERSRFEVRSSTEKQVGVSL, from the coding sequence ATGTGGTATCTCCTCTACAAGGTCCTCCTGATCCTCGCCTCTCCGGTGATCCTGCTCATTCTGCTGGCCAAGAAGCGATGCCGGAGAGGATTGCCGCAACGACTCGGTTGGTTTGGTTCATTTGGTGCAATGGGTTCTCAACCAGGCCAACCAAACAAACCAGTCATCTGGCTCCATGCCGTGTCGTTGGGCGAGGTGACGGCGGCTGTGCCCCTCGTCCGTGAGTTGGCTCGCCGCTATCCGGAACATCGGCTTCTTGTTTCCACCGTGACCGAGACGGGACGCGAAGCGGTGGAGCAGCGGTTGGCGGGCATCGCTGAGCATCGCTATGCCCCGCTCGACTTTCCCTGGGTGGTGTCGGCCTTCGTGAATCGCCTCGATCCTTGCCTCTACCTGTTTATCGAGACCGAGCTGTGGCCGAATCTGTTGCGGGCGCTCCGGCGGCGCGGCGTGCCGACGGTGCTCGTCAACGGCCGAGTGTCGTCCCGTTCATTCGAACGGCAACGGATAGGCTTGGTCCGCCCGTTGTATCGCCGCATGCTGGAGTCCGTCACCCTCTGTCTCATGCAGTCCGATCGGGACGCCGAACGCATCATCGCCCTGGGAGCCGATCCGGCCCGGGTGCGCCGTACCGGCAACATCAAGTTCGACCAACCCCTGCCGGAGGTGCCGGCGAACGGCTCCCTCTCCCGCGATGTCTTGCGCCTCGCCGAAGGCGAGGAACTTTTCGTGGCCGGGAGCACGCATCCCGGCGAGGAAGAACAGCTCATCGCCTGCTATCAGACGTTGCTTCGCCGGTTCCCTTCGCTCGTGCTTCTCTTGGCGCCGCGTCACATCGAACGGGCGCCGCAGGTGGAAACGATGATCCGGGGCAAGGGTCTGGAGGTCATCAGGCGAAGCCGGCTCGGCGCCGATCCGGCGAGCCCATTTAACACGACCACAGCCGGACCGCGCGTGATCCTGCTGGACACCCGCGGGGAACTGGCGACCGTCTATCGGTTCGCCACCCTGGCGTTTGTCGGCGGCACGTTGATCCATGTCGGAGGGCACAACCTCCTCGAGCCGGCGGTCTGGGGGAAGCCGGTGTGGTTCGGTCCTTACACGGATCATTGCCAGGAAGTGGCCGATCTGCTGATAGAGGCTGGCGGAGGACGGCAGGTGCGCGACGGGGAACAACTCGCCGCCGAGCTGGCCGCGCAGCTCGATGACCGAACGAGTCTGGTGCGTATGGGCGAAGCGGCGCAGCGCGCGGTCCTCGCGAACCGCGGGGCCCTTGACCGCAGCCTCGACCTGATAGGGACTCTTCTCGACGGGAATGAAGAACGTTCGAGGTTCGAGGTTCGAAGTTCAACAGAGAAGCAAGTCGGGGTTTCCCTGTGA
- a CDS encoding lysophospholipid acyltransferase family protein produces the protein MFNWLKLALFPPIGAWLIRTLGVLIRIRYEGAEVVEKLHREGRHVIFAFWHNRQLMMPLAYRGSGVYALVSRHRDGELIARIVERFGARFVRGSSTRGGAAALRELIRVGRSGADLAVTPDGPKGPRYVAKLGVVQLAKATGLPIVPVAFSCSKKKSSQAGIASNSRFHSGAGCFGGDSPSGWRLMRPIPTWK, from the coding sequence ATGTTCAACTGGCTCAAGCTCGCGCTCTTCCCGCCGATCGGCGCCTGGCTGATCCGGACACTGGGTGTTCTCATCAGGATCAGGTATGAGGGAGCTGAGGTCGTCGAGAAGCTGCACCGAGAGGGCCGTCACGTCATCTTTGCGTTCTGGCACAACCGCCAGCTCATGATGCCCCTCGCGTACCGAGGTTCCGGCGTGTACGCCCTGGTCAGTCGGCATCGCGACGGCGAGCTCATCGCGCGGATTGTCGAGCGGTTCGGCGCACGCTTCGTGAGGGGATCCAGCACAAGGGGTGGGGCGGCGGCCTTGCGTGAATTGATCCGGGTGGGGCGCTCGGGCGCCGATCTCGCCGTCACGCCGGACGGGCCGAAAGGGCCGAGGTATGTGGCCAAGCTCGGCGTGGTACAACTGGCCAAGGCGACCGGCCTGCCGATCGTGCCGGTGGCCTTTAGCTGCTCAAAAAAAAAGTCTTCGCAAGCTGGGATCGCTTCGAACTCCCGCTTCCATTCGGGCGCGGGCTGTTTCGGTGGGGACAGCCCATCTGGGTGGCGGCTGATGCGACCGATTCCGACCTGGAAGTGA